A single Rhodothermales bacterium DNA region contains:
- a CDS encoding 4-hydroxy-3-methylbut-2-enyl diphosphate reductase, with protein sequence MARQFDVPLFYRSPLISRVKAARRLTDPRKKDLSPSVLDFGPVRYKIARHFGFCYGVEQAIEIAYRAIDENPDKRIFLLSEMIHNPRVNEDLQARGIRFLRTTTGEQLVPFDDLTPDDVVLIPAFGTSVEIDADLRRRGIDTQTYDTTCPFVEKVWKKSQQIGEQDFTVVVHGKRYHEETQATFSHARQSAPVVVILNLAEAEDLARVIRGEEGADFFAERFAGRFSEGFDPERDLVRIGVVNQTTMLATETQAIAALLRDAMVARYGAAHLGDHFADTNDTLCYATNENQSATRALIDDGADLALIVGGFNSSNTSHLVELCEEVMPTYFIRGAEDLHDPDRITHFDLHRHAATDSTSWLPAKRPLDILLTAGASCPDALLDEVVRRINAWFDDVHDEDAVLAPFAEVA encoded by the coding sequence ATGGCCCGACAATTCGACGTCCCCCTGTTCTACCGCAGTCCGCTGATCTCCCGCGTGAAGGCGGCGCGGCGGCTGACCGATCCGCGCAAGAAGGACCTGAGCCCGTCCGTGCTCGACTTCGGGCCGGTGCGCTACAAGATTGCCCGGCATTTCGGCTTCTGCTACGGCGTCGAGCAGGCGATCGAAATCGCCTATCGCGCGATCGACGAAAACCCGGACAAACGGATCTTCCTGCTCTCCGAGATGATCCACAACCCCCGCGTCAACGAAGACCTGCAGGCACGAGGCATCCGCTTTCTCCGCACCACGACCGGCGAGCAGCTCGTCCCGTTCGACGACCTCACGCCGGACGATGTGGTGCTCATTCCGGCGTTCGGCACCTCGGTGGAGATCGACGCCGACCTCCGCCGGCGCGGCATCGATACGCAGACCTACGACACGACCTGCCCCTTCGTCGAGAAGGTCTGGAAAAAAAGCCAGCAGATCGGCGAGCAGGACTTCACGGTCGTCGTTCATGGCAAACGCTACCACGAGGAAACGCAGGCGACGTTTTCCCACGCCCGGCAGTCGGCGCCGGTCGTCGTGATCCTGAATCTCGCCGAGGCGGAGGATCTGGCCCGGGTGATCCGGGGAGAAGAAGGGGCGGATTTCTTTGCCGAGCGCTTCGCCGGCCGGTTTTCCGAGGGGTTCGACCCCGAACGCGACCTCGTCCGCATCGGCGTGGTGAACCAGACGACGATGCTGGCCACCGAGACGCAGGCCATCGCGGCCCTGCTCCGCGACGCCATGGTGGCGCGGTACGGAGCGGCGCACCTCGGCGACCATTTCGCCGACACGAACGACACGCTGTGTTACGCCACCAACGAAAACCAGTCCGCCACCCGCGCCCTCATCGACGACGGAGCCGATCTGGCGCTCATCGTCGGGGGGTTCAATTCGTCCAACACCAGCCACCTCGTCGAGTTGTGCGAGGAGGTAATGCCGACCTACTTCATCCGGGGTGCGGAAGATCTGCATGATCCGGACCGGATCACCCATTTCGACCTGCACCGGCATGCGGCGACGGACAGCACGAGCTGGCTGCCGGCGAAGCGGCCGCTCGATATCCTGCTCACCGCCGGCGCCTCGTGCCCGGACGCACTGCTCGACGAAGTCGTCCGCCGCATCAACGCCTGGTTCGACGACGTGCACGACGAGGACGCCGTGCTGGCGCCGTTTGCGGAGGTTGCGTGA
- a CDS encoding HAMP domain-containing sensor histidine kinase — protein sequence MASPASASPKDSDAADAQLVFAGSLSHELRAPLAAILGYTQLLHDELRGRLEPHQEEFFRTILGSVEQSLDLVNDLVDFSRIVSGKQDLRIGPVALNPLCDDVVHQLHPVAERKGLTLRVDDEAGMLYASADVLRLRQILVNLVLNAIKYTEEGVILLRLSLSGDRVSIHVSDTGRGISPEFLPRLFERYSREERMTEAVQQGAGIGLAVALEYVMLMDGTIDVASTPGQGSTFSLTLPQADLRTW from the coding sequence TTGGCCTCACCCGCGTCCGCTTCCCCCAAAGACTCCGACGCCGCCGATGCGCAGCTGGTCTTCGCCGGCAGTCTGAGCCACGAGCTTCGCGCCCCGCTGGCTGCCATCCTCGGGTACACACAGCTGTTGCACGACGAACTGCGGGGCCGGCTCGAACCGCATCAGGAGGAGTTTTTCCGCACCATCCTCGGCAGCGTCGAGCAGTCGCTCGATCTGGTGAACGACCTCGTCGATTTCTCGCGCATCGTATCCGGCAAGCAGGATTTGCGCATCGGCCCTGTCGCGCTCAACCCGCTGTGCGACGATGTGGTGCACCAGCTCCACCCCGTCGCGGAGCGAAAAGGGCTGACGTTGCGCGTCGACGACGAAGCCGGCATGCTCTACGCCAGCGCCGACGTGCTCCGCCTGAGGCAAATCCTCGTCAACCTCGTCCTCAACGCCATCAAATACACCGAGGAAGGCGTCATTCTGCTCCGCCTGAGCCTTTCGGGAGACCGGGTATCCATCCACGTGAGCGACACCGGCCGCGGCATCTCGCCCGAGTTTCTGCCCCGGCTGTTCGAACGCTACAGCCGCGAGGAGCGGATGACGGAGGCCGTGCAACAGGGCGCCGGCATCGGCCTCGCCGTGGCCCTCGAATATGTCATGCTGATGGATGGCACCATCGACGTCGCCTCCACACCCGGCCAGGGATCCACCTTCTCCCTCACCCTGCCCCAAGCCGACCTTCGGACCTGGTGA